A region from the Halomarina litorea genome encodes:
- a CDS encoding formate/nitrite transporter family protein, whose translation MATATEGSGDATSPKSQQDILTEQIHEGLSELRRPWDGLFLSGLSAGLDVGFGPALMAVMLTLADFSFANELTKELLMASAYTVGFILVVLGRSELFTEHTTLAVLPVLDRQASVGQLARLWSVVYAGNIVGAVLFAAFLAVIGPATGVIEPAAFTEIATGLVEHPWWVLVGAGVLAGWLMGLLSWLVAAGQESFTRVLFVFICTSAIALLHAPHCIAGTVEVVMGVLGGTGVGLGDFAYFLVFSTIGNVVGGTVFVALLKYGHVARSGPRTERPAGW comes from the coding sequence ATGGCAACCGCGACCGAGGGGTCCGGGGACGCGACCAGCCCCAAGTCCCAACAGGACATCCTCACCGAGCAGATACACGAGGGGCTGAGCGAACTCCGCCGCCCCTGGGACGGGTTGTTCCTCTCGGGTCTCTCGGCGGGTCTCGACGTGGGGTTCGGCCCCGCGCTGATGGCCGTGATGCTCACGCTCGCGGACTTCTCGTTCGCCAACGAACTGACGAAGGAGCTGCTGATGGCGAGCGCCTACACCGTCGGATTCATCCTCGTCGTCCTCGGGCGCTCCGAGCTGTTCACCGAGCACACGACGCTCGCGGTCCTCCCGGTCCTCGACCGGCAGGCGTCCGTCGGCCAGCTCGCCCGCCTCTGGAGCGTCGTCTACGCCGGGAACATCGTCGGCGCGGTGCTGTTCGCGGCCTTCCTCGCCGTCATCGGACCCGCCACGGGCGTCATCGAGCCCGCGGCGTTCACCGAGATCGCGACCGGCCTCGTCGAACACCCCTGGTGGGTGCTCGTCGGCGCGGGCGTCCTCGCCGGGTGGCTGATGGGCCTGCTGTCGTGGCTCGTCGCGGCCGGCCAGGAGTCCTTCACGCGCGTGCTGTTCGTGTTCATCTGCACGTCGGCCATCGCGCTGTTGCACGCCCCCCACTGCATCGCCGGCACCGTCGAGGTGGTGATGGGCGTCCTCGGCGGCACGGGCGTCGGTCTCGGGGACTTCGCGTACTTCCTCGTCTTCTCGACGATAGGGAACGTCGTCGGCGGGACGGTGTTCGTCGCCCTCCTGAAGTACGGGCACGTCGCCCGGAGCGGGCCACGCACGGAGCGGCCCGCAGGCTGGTGA
- a CDS encoding metal-dependent hydrolase yields MQLPGHVGLVLLVVSPVWFGLVTREAVGVTLLALLTAMLPDVDLVLEAFLPIEHHGVTHGVWFVLAVGLLLGGLVTWWYVSGGRRHFRPGSDARHLPARTVFAVTASAFVLGGTTHILGDMLTAPDVAPPIRPLLPLSDAVVSFDVLWVYDPVVNFGLLALGLLVHLALWRLAPNGTTLSRVRGSTGRGSRRG; encoded by the coding sequence GTGCAACTGCCCGGCCACGTCGGCCTCGTCCTCCTCGTGGTGTCGCCCGTCTGGTTCGGCCTGGTGACCCGCGAGGCGGTTGGCGTCACCCTGCTGGCCCTGCTGACGGCGATGCTCCCGGACGTGGACCTCGTCCTCGAGGCGTTCCTCCCCATCGAGCACCACGGGGTGACCCACGGCGTGTGGTTCGTCCTCGCCGTCGGCCTCCTCCTCGGCGGCCTCGTGACGTGGTGGTACGTCTCGGGCGGGCGACGGCACTTCCGGCCCGGGAGCGACGCCCGCCACCTCCCGGCGCGGACCGTCTTCGCCGTCACCGCGAGCGCGTTCGTCCTCGGCGGGACGACGCACATCCTCGGGGATATGCTCACCGCCCCCGACGTGGCCCCGCCGATTCGCCCGCTGCTCCCGCTCTCGGACGCGGTGGTCAGCTTCGACGTGCTGTGGGTGTACGACCCGGTCGTGAACTTCGGCCTGCTGGCGCTCGGCCTCCTCGTGCACCTCGCGCTCTGGCGACTCGCTCCCAATGGGACGACGCTCAGTCGAGTTCGGGGAAGTACCGGCCGTGGAAGTCGAAGGGGATAG
- a CDS encoding DUF7861 family protein → MYDRLRAQTPPPTAEGWQSGVVRRVDRREARYVVTVAPDDGNRSVEVTVSDAVYDLFTGRLDRAVETPADVAGATVWFK, encoded by the coding sequence ATGTACGACCGACTGCGCGCGCAGACACCCCCGCCGACCGCCGAGGGCTGGCAGTCGGGGGTGGTCCGTCGGGTCGACCGTCGCGAGGCCAGGTACGTCGTCACCGTCGCCCCGGACGACGGCAACAGGTCGGTCGAGGTGACCGTCTCGGACGCCGTCTACGACCTGTTCACCGGCCGACTCGACCGGGCCGTCGAGACGCCCGCCGACGTGGCCGGCGCGACGGTCTGGTTCAAATAG
- a CDS encoding DUF1328 family protein — protein MVSYLPALLAMPLQSGSLLWLAVVFVVLAVVAGLAGFGGIAGLTMEAARILVLVFIVLAVISFLL, from the coding sequence ATGGTGTCCTACCTCCCGGCGCTGCTGGCCATGCCGCTCCAGTCGGGTAGCCTGCTGTGGCTGGCCGTCGTGTTCGTCGTCCTCGCCGTCGTGGCGGGGCTGGCGGGATTCGGCGGTATCGCGGGGTTGACGATGGAGGCGGCGCGCATCCTCGTGCTCGTGTTCATCGTCCTCGCGGTCATCTCGTTCCTGCTCTGA
- a CDS encoding carotenoid oxygenase family protein, protein MTAGERLGFHSLTRERATDLPVEGSLPAWLTGVLVRNGPGSFTAGGTDIDHWFDGLAMLHRFGFDGEGVTYRNRFLRTDTFERVWDGEPLTGFATGGASALDLLRALFAPAYDNTNIVAERFGDRYLALTETPRRVEFDPGTLDTLGHVQYDGPEPSGHLSCAHLVRDPWTDRLVTFEVEFGRRCAYHVHETVDATSREHVATVPVEEPAYMHSFALTPNYVVLTEFPFVVDPMDMLRSDGGFVDAFRWEPDRGTRFLVVDRRTGGLVAEPRMEAFFGFHHVNAYERNARPAGEGRPRPGDDLVVDLETVPDAASLAALSLSRLRADDLGVFGGSLDRFTVSLRADGASVDRERLHDGTALPTASPAVRCRPHRYVYAQGTDQPVTEWPGRLVKVDTETREATAFAAEGERHYSEPIFVPAPASDREAEDDGVVLTVELDVGAGHSWLVVLDGRTFEERARAAVPHAIPFDFHGRYFPELD, encoded by the coding sequence ATGACTGCCGGCGAGCGACTCGGCTTCCACTCGCTCACGCGGGAGCGGGCGACGGACCTCCCTGTCGAGGGGTCGCTCCCCGCGTGGCTCACGGGGGTCCTCGTCCGCAACGGCCCGGGGTCGTTCACCGCGGGGGGGACCGACATCGACCACTGGTTCGACGGGTTGGCGATGCTCCACCGCTTCGGGTTCGACGGCGAGGGAGTCACGTACCGGAACCGCTTCCTGCGGACCGACACCTTCGAGCGGGTGTGGGACGGCGAGCCCCTGACCGGGTTCGCGACGGGCGGCGCGTCGGCGCTCGACCTCCTTCGGGCGCTGTTCGCGCCCGCCTACGACAACACGAACATCGTCGCCGAGCGCTTCGGCGACCGCTACCTCGCGCTCACGGAGACGCCGCGCCGGGTCGAGTTCGACCCGGGGACGCTGGACACCCTCGGACACGTCCAGTACGACGGCCCGGAACCGAGCGGACACCTCTCGTGTGCCCACCTCGTGCGCGACCCGTGGACCGACCGACTGGTCACCTTCGAGGTGGAGTTCGGCCGGCGGTGTGCCTACCACGTCCACGAGACGGTCGACGCGACGAGTCGGGAGCACGTCGCTACGGTACCCGTCGAGGAACCCGCGTACATGCACAGTTTCGCGCTCACGCCGAACTACGTCGTCCTCACGGAGTTCCCGTTCGTCGTGGACCCGATGGACATGCTCCGGAGCGACGGCGGGTTCGTCGACGCCTTCCGCTGGGAACCCGACCGGGGCACCCGGTTTCTCGTCGTCGACCGGCGGACCGGTGGCCTCGTCGCCGAACCGCGGATGGAGGCGTTCTTCGGGTTCCACCACGTCAACGCCTACGAGCGCAACGCCCGGCCGGCGGGCGAGGGCCGCCCGCGACCGGGCGACGACCTCGTCGTGGACCTCGAGACGGTCCCCGACGCGGCCTCGCTGGCGGCGCTCTCGCTCTCCCGCCTCCGCGCCGACGACCTCGGGGTCTTCGGCGGGTCGCTCGACCGCTTCACCGTCTCGCTCCGTGCGGACGGGGCGTCGGTCGACCGCGAGCGACTGCACGACGGCACCGCCCTCCCGACCGCTTCACCCGCCGTGCGCTGTCGACCCCACCGCTACGTCTACGCGCAGGGGACCGACCAGCCGGTCACCGAGTGGCCCGGTCGGCTGGTGAAAGTCGACACCGAGACGCGCGAGGCGACGGCGTTCGCCGCCGAGGGAGAGCGCCACTACAGCGAGCCGATATTCGTCCCCGCGCCCGCGAGCGACCGCGAGGCGGAGGACGACGGCGTCGTCCTCACGGTGGAACTCGACGTGGGGGCGGGCCACTCGTGGCTCGTCGTCCTCGACGGTCGGACCTTCGAGGAGCGGGCGCGGGCCGCCGTCCCGCACGCTATCCCCTTCGACTTCCACGGCCGGTACTTCCCCGAACTCGACTGA